ttcatgcaATGACCCCTGTCTTAATGTATACAAGCTTGTTTGTGATGTTGTTAAACTGCTCTATAAACAAGCCTGCTTTACCTTGTCTATGACAAATTGGCCATGTTAAAAGTCACAGGTCCTGATACAGTGTCACAACCTGAGCCATCCATCAAGAAGCTCAACAGGAACACCTTGGCTTGAGGAACCATTCACTTCACCCAGCAGCGTCTTACTGTGCCATTTATTATGACTACAaccacacaatcacacacactagCGCACATACTCCATCTTTCTCACTGTCTCGTAGTAACCCTGCCCCACATATATAAACCACATACTCACAACCCCGCTTTATCGCTCTGGCACACACACTGACCGCCGTTTGTCCTCCCCCCAGGTGACGATTCTGATCATCCTGGCCCTGGCCTTCCTCGCCTGCATCGTTTTCCTGGTGGTTTATAAAGCCTTCACCTATGACCACGCCTGCCCAGATGGATTCATTTACAAGGTAAGAACCATAAGTGGcccacatttcattttacagctCACAACACATCTATTTAAAGCCCAGAGACAGACTTGGGGTGTTAGCAGGGCAGCTGGAAAAAGCAGTGGTTAGTAAAGTAGCTTCCACAGGATGAGATAAGTAAAGGTGCAAATAATCACTATTAACATTCAGATCATTTATATGATTACTTCTTTAAAGAAATCCTCAATAGGTAGAAATATCCATAAATCAGATCACTGGTTTTGTACagccaaaaacaaaataaggagaagatatttaaacaacaacaactagataaacattttattagTGAGCTTAAGAGGGGCTCAAGCAGATTTTGTTACCTTTGGCCAAAACCACGATAACTTTCTgctgtgttgatgtttttcagCCTGGCTATAGTAGCAACACAACTTGTCTTTTGAGCACTTGGGTTATATTTCCCCTACATTGTCTCCTTACTCAACACTCTCTGCCCCTATCTACTTTACGTCGTGTtaataaaaaaagctaaatgtatCACCCAGTCTCCCATTGGTGAAACTACAGCCCTATTTTCATTCATATATTAGGTCATGTAACATGAAAAAGCTAACAAGGCTCATCATACAGGCACTTAATCAATGGATAATATCagtgatttttttaatgtactaaAAAATCTCATGTTATTTTAGACTTTACTGTCTTCATTCAGAAGCCAAAGAAAGAGACACGTTTGAATCCTCTAAGTAATTCACCATGTCCTTTTTAGAGGAACTGCCTTTTTGACACTAATTAGGACATTATGACCACTAACTCCCCATTTATATGGCTTGGGCCGTAAAAGATAACAGCTTATACAGCCATCCATATCCAACAATCTGCTGTCTAGATATGTATAGTATAAGTCTTGTTtaactctcctctcctccttctcctgcacTGCACCTAAAACACAAGTGTCTCTGTACTTTATGAGAGGTCACCTTGGAAGTACTGCATGTGTCTCTGGACAAATCTTAAGGTGGAATAAATCTAGTTACAGTCCCTGCAGGGGCTCTGACTGCAGTCTGCCAGGGTATTATTAGCAGTGTCACATGCATGTTCAATGGGTGCAAAAGTGTTAATagaaaacatgcacatacaatATGGCACATACACTACACAACAGCATATAAGGTTGTAAATATATTCACCCTCAAGTAAATTACGATTATCTACAGACTCGAAATAcaataatatacacacacactacattaaGGTTTAATGACCTGTGTATCCCCTCAACACACAGCTGTGCTAATAGATTCAGTTATGTTAATGTAAATGGATTCTTCTATCTCTTCCCTATTCCcttaaaaactgtgttttttgtatttcttgtgAGACATTTTAGGTTGGGTTGTGCATTACTTTACATCATTGGTGAAAATTAATATTATACTGTGGGACCACACAGCAGCCTActctatattttaaaaaaataacataaacacTATGACGTTGATGTAGATGTTAGCTTTTTTAGGcatgcctttaaaaaaatatccttTCATTTGATATTGTTATAAATATCAAATTGGGGTTTCACTTAGAGTTTGACTTTTCTCTGACTGGCTAGGGGAGACCTAGATAACAAGTAACTGTAATATTTGAACCAGTATATTGTCCCACATAGATAACTAAATGTAGCACGTGAACTACAAATACATTGATAAATGTTCTGCACATCCCTGTTTCCCCCTCACAGCACAAGCGGTGTATCCCGGCCTCTCTGGAGGCATACTACGCCGCCCAGGATGCCAACTCGAGGGGCCGTTTCTACACAGTGATTAGCCACTACAGCATGGCCAAGCAGACCACCTCGCACTCCGTCTCCCCCTGGCTGCCTGGAGGGGCCGCAGGGCAGCAGCCCGACGCTAAACCCCCGAGCAGCGAGGGCCACTAAGGGAGCCGTAATTTAAGGGTGTTCATGCagacatgaagaaacacatgaaggcgcagacacacacacacacacaaacacgtagGTGACTATTTAAAGATATAGACAAAAGAGACGTACGCATCCATAACCGCTACATATATAGCGAATATATAGGGTGACAACATGCATgcagacattaaaaaaacatgagcacATGCTAGGTCATATTCTGATTTACATGGTCTGCCCATTTATGTGCTCAGTCTCTTAGTCTGTTTCCCATTGAACCTTTAACCTATTCGGATCATCATTGTCtgctgatgcacacacacacacacacacacacacacacacacacacacacacacacacacacacacacacacacacacacacacacacacacacacacacacacacacacacacacacacacacacacacacacacacacacacacacacacacacacacacacacacacgtctgctATCTAGTTACCATGTTATTAGTCCTTCCCtctaacttattatttattgactgtcttgatttattttttactgtaatgTATGGATGATTTGTATGTGATTATCTGTGTACATAGGAAAAAGTCAATATGGAATTTCACGCTCACTGagtcctgtttttctttctttaagtgTGCATACTGTAGTTATTGTATATTCATTCAGAGCTCTTGTTCTTTCCTGCCTTTCTTATCCAAACTGCGTAACCTCAGGCACGTTTGACAAgcgcatcacacacacagataactccatattctaaaataataaaaaatgtcagtatGGTCTTGTATttctataaaaacatttttaaatatttcagctGTATTGTCTGAGGTTTAACGGCAATTTGAACAACCGCAACACATCGTGTGTTGATTGAATACATTGTTTTTCCATCATGGCTGTTTGGTGGCTTACATACAGTAACATTTCAATGTGCTGTGCTATATCCTGAAATCTCTCGGTGATCCAAGCTGTAAATAACACTGAGCGCTCAGGCTAGTTTTTGTGTGTATGCCTTGTAGTAGCTTTTATTAGGaggtttctctttgttttttacagacCTACAATTGGTTTCTTGCAAGTTATTTACATAGCCTATTGCTTCAGTGTTGTAGGTCCATTTAACAAAATATTGCAGATgggaaaacaaatacagtgCATATCCCGTCTCCTGCCAAACTGTTTATTAccgctgtgttttttttctgtttatggATGGGCTTTAACTGCAGCCAAGTTTTGTTCCTGTACTGTTATTTATCACTTTGTAATGTTGGATCTGTTGTCAAGAGCGCTTTTATGAAATATTGTGATGTTGTTAGTTGATATGTAGCGATACCTGGTGTAATTTATCAGTGTGCATCCCTGTTCCCTCTTCTCTTGGtttgaattcaaaataaaacaagctgtGACCTGTgctgagtgtgtctgtctgcccCACTTACCGCTGTGTCTACGTAGCGCACACACAGTGGTTAATCCAGCCCGGAGGCAGTGCAGTGTGAATGACAGTGATGGTATTTCATGCAGTAGGTTGTATTATTCAGATTTTCATACTCctacattacattatatatgTATTCTGCCCTCCGTGTACCGAAATGTTCAGGGCTGCAGACATATTTGTCGGCTGTTATGATGAGCAGCTGTGATTGACAGCAAATGAGGTACCAGAAGAATACATGTATCTGCAATATCTACTGGATATATTATCTGTCTACAGAGTCCTCTGTGAATGGCAGATAAGGCCTCTGTTTTTCTTATGAGCAGCATTAACAACAGTGTCTTCAGTGAGTGACAAGAATAGCTAGCTTTTCTAATTAGAGGCTTGTATTTTAATGAATCTGTCAGCTGTCTGTTTTTCATCATTATGTAAAACTCAAGTAAAACGCCTACCGattaaacaatgaaaaaaaaaaagacaactcgACATGACATAAATAAAGGGTTTGTCTCggttaaatataaacacacacatgtccagGAAGGGGCAATATGTACAGTAAGCACACACCCTGCATGTTAAGCAGAACAAGAGATAAAAGTAATATTTGAGTTTTGAGGGGtttcaaaatatatgtaattGATATCTCAAAGACAGAGAGGCAGCAATAATATaagattttgtttattttcttactcACTTTTATTGCAGTTCTATTTAAAAAACGGATCATATTTTAGAGCTTTGGGACTCAATTTGAAGCCAACTACGAACATTTACTAAAAGTTTATTGTTAGTTGGTTTGCAAAACAAAGTATCCCCGAAAACCAGACGATGATCTACCTGTAAACTAAACATTTCCACAATTAGACTATGTCTTGATTTTGATTCTGTTTTACTCTAAGACATTGAGCTGCTACATTTTATGGTCTTTGCTCATGACCATGTTTATCCATAATGAGCCCGTGATAGCTCCATGAAGTGACAAAGCCTCACTGTTAAGCCGTTCAGTTACAATGCATACTTTAATGTTGACAACTGCTCATAAAAGTGAAGTTTCCTTATGCTTGTTGCTTTCTTTCTCCCACATGCATAACTAACTCAGAGTCCATTGGACAGATGGTTGCATACGCTTACAGAATGCTAACACAACGCTGACATGTCGTGAACGGAAGGGTCAGGTGAACAGAAGCAGCTGGTGACTTCATGGGCAAGAAAGGGTAGCTGTCTATGTCTTTGAAAGGCCAACAAAGGGCGACAACAACAAGACGACTGACTGAACTGAGAATAAATCAGTGTATGTAAAGATAAAGGAAAAAACtgcatttgttcattttaaaaagacaccCTTAGGAGACAATAATAACGTCTCTGATTTTAGCAGAACTGCGTAATTTAGGATCCATTTCTGCGGAAGCATACAATCCTCAGCAGGCTTATTAGACCATTCATTTAAAAGACCTTATGGCCCTGATTACTTACGAGGGACAATTGGCAATCAGATATGAGATGAACTGTGGCTTAATCCTCTCTGGCTCTCTAATTATAATGGCAAATAGCTTGCAGTGGTATAATTCATGCTAAATTCCTGCCAGTGAAGGATATTAGAAATTGATGTGAAGAAGGACTGATTGTTGCAGACCTGTcatgggtggggtgggggggttcaaAGTGGAGAGGGATGTTGTAAGAAGAACAGGGAAAAAGTAGAagaaggggaagagagagaagaaaggctTTGTGTTGATTAAAAGGAGGGAAATTATCCCTGACATGTAGAAATGAATAGTCGTTTACATGTCAGAGTAGATTGGGAAAATTCACTGAatttttaaaacagtaaaacatttttgaatgaatgaatgatttatgtagacaacacagaaaaaggaTCTGATGGGCTTAAAACTCAAATGATGATCTTAAGGTATTGTTCACTACACCATGGTAACAGCTGCTTCTGGGTTTGGATCATATATTCAGTCTTGCCCTCTCCCAGGCATCATGcaggtatgtttttttatttttgctcacaTTTTGTCCTACAAGTCaacctgtctgtctttgtctttctttcaacACACTCTCTATTTCAACCCACTTCAGCTGTCACTCCTCACTTTACTTGGCTAAGGTGAAGATATAGGCAAGAGTGTTGTAGTGTTTTCACTTGGTGTAAACAAGATTTAATATCAAGGCTAGCAAATGTGTTGGTTGTTTTCTTGgtagatatttaaataaacagcagcagaaagttTGCTCAC
This Eleginops maclovinus isolate JMC-PN-2008 ecotype Puerto Natales chromosome 11, JC_Emac_rtc_rv5, whole genome shotgun sequence DNA region includes the following protein-coding sequences:
- the nsg2 gene encoding neuronal vesicle trafficking-associated protein 2, giving the protein MVKLGSNLQDKGAKPVSVEDGFQNVPLITPLDVGTLQSQAPDKVVVKTRTEYQTEKKRLKVPKVEEFTISFTDGVSERLKVTILIILALAFLACIVFLVVYKAFTYDHACPDGFIYKHKRCIPASLEAYYAAQDANSRGRFYTVISHYSMAKQTTSHSVSPWLPGGAAGQQPDAKPPSSEGH